Proteins found in one Rhodovulum sp. MB263 genomic segment:
- a CDS encoding 2Fe-2S iron-sulfur cluster-binding protein yields MAKITYIEHNGTEHVIDVANGLTVMEGARDNGVPGIDADCGGACACSTCHAYVHPDWVDRLPPVEDMEADMLDFAYATDPKRSRLTCQIKVTEALDGLIVQLPEKQI; encoded by the coding sequence ATGGCGAAGATCACCTATATCGAACATAATGGCACCGAGCATGTCATCGATGTGGCCAACGGGCTGACCGTGATGGAAGGTGCCCGCGACAATGGCGTGCCCGGCATCGATGCCGATTGCGGCGGGGCCTGCGCCTGTTCGACCTGCCATGCCTATGTCCATCCCGACTGGGTCGACCGGCTGCCGCCGGTCGAGGACATGGAGGCCGACATGCTCGATTTCGCCTATGCCACCGATCCCAAGCGCTCGCGCCTGACCTGTCAGATCAAGGTCACCGAGGCGCTGGACGGGCTGATCGTGCAGCTGCCCGAAAAACAGATCTGA